The Puntigrus tetrazona isolate hp1 chromosome 23, ASM1883169v1, whole genome shotgun sequence genome has a segment encoding these proteins:
- the trpc4apb gene encoding transient receptor potential cation channel, subfamily C, member 4 associated protein b, producing MATRSSGFPRTQTSRGNSRKNIFNKIRQCQVTGVGLTRGSQFPVALLEERDKRAQWQGIPVLLRRLHESSHPNSDLSKIHSMVMELSSLLSMEAMSFVTEERKTPQESISPNTYTFDLFGGVDLFVEILMRPTLTVQGDLPILSDDLIKDCLSVLYNCCICTEGVTKSLAAREDFVTFLFTLMSNKKVFLQTATLIEDILSVRKEIIQLEEIPNLASLVQSFNQQQLANFCRILSVTISEPDVGVDDKHTLLARSTQQKTSTCPSRAESNQVTLVNIPGFIERLCKLATRKVTEAADASARLELEDWHSWLDNALVLDALMQLAIEEAEQSSTESSDESSLSSSPLRHRLPQSMKIVHEIMYKVEVLYVLCVLLMGRQRNQVHRMLAEFKLIPGLNNLFDKLIWRRQPSGHVLHRQNQNCDCSPEISFKIQFLRLLQSFSDHHENKYLLLSGQELNELSDIYLNANIFEMEALNNTDRNLVCDGKKGLLTRLISVMKKEPIDSSFRFWQARAVESFLRGTPSYADQVFLLRRGLLEHILYCIIDSGCKSHDVLQSYFDLLGELMKFNIDAFKRFNKYVNTEEKFQMFLTQINSSLVDSNMLVRCIVLSLDRFEGQTKDVKVVEVFSECRLLSYMAQVENRLSFLFRLSSIINVQTLTQENVSCLNTSLVILMLARRRGKLPFYLSALREKEYSEKYPGCLLNNFHNLLRFWQHHYLNKDKDSTCLENSSCIPFTYWKETVSVLLGSGRSSRCAIASYIDEAYRDLDRDFLEL from the exons ATGGCGACGAGGAGCTCTGGGTTTCCACGGACCCAAACAAGCAGAGGAAATTCacgcaaaaacatttttaacaaaatccGACAGTGCCAAGTCACGGGCGTTGGGTTGACCAGAGGGTCTCAG TTTCCTGTGGCTCTGCTGGAAGAGAGAGATAAGAGAGCTCAATGGCAGGGGATACCAGTGTTATTGAGGAGACTACACGAGAGCAGTCACCCTAACAGCGATCTCTCCAAGATTCACAGCATGGTTATG GAACTGTCATCGTTGCTGTCCATGGAGGCTATGTCATTTGTCACAGAGGAGCGCAAAACACCACAGGAGTCGATTTCTCCAAATACGTATACGTTTGACTTGTTTGGAGGAGTTgat TTATTTGTAGAGATTCTGATGCGGCCAACTCTCACAGTACAGGGAGACCTACCCATAT TGAGTGATGATCTGATCAAGGATTGTCTGAGCGTTCTGTACAACTGCTGTATATGT ACAGAGGGCGTTACAAAAAGCCTTGCAGCAAGGGAGGACTTTGTCACGTTCCTGTTCACTCTCATGTCTAATAAAAAGGTTTTCCTGCAAACCGCCACTCTTATTGAGGACATCCTGAGTGTTCGAAAG GAAATCATCCAGCTTGAAGAAATTCCCAACTTGGCCAGTCTGGTCCAGAGCTTTAACCAGCAGCAGCTGGCCAACTTCTGTCGTATCCTCTCAGTCACCATATCAGAGCCAGACGTGGGTGTAGATGACAAACACACTCTCCTGGCCCGCAGCACCCAGCAAAAGACCAGCACATGTCCATCTCGGGCAGAGAGCAACCAGG TGACTCTAGTGAATATCCCAGGCTTTATTGAGCGTCTTTGTAAGCTCGCCACGCGGAAAGTTACAGAAGCTGCGGATGCCTCCGCCCGACTTGAGCTGGAGGACTGGCACAGTTGGCTTGACAATGCATTGGTTCTGGATGCTCTCATGCAGTTAGCAATTGAGGAAGCAGAGCAGAGCAGTACAG AGTCATCTGATGAGAGCTCCCTGTCCTCTAGTCCGCTCAGACACAGGCTGCCTCAGTCTATGAAGATCGTACATGAGATCATGTACAAAGTGGAGGTTCTCTATGTGCTGTGTGTGCTGCTCATGGGCCGACAGAGAAATCAG GTTCACAGAATGTTGGCAGAGTTCAAGTTAATTCCGGGACTCAATAACCTGTTTGATAAGCTGATCTGGAGAAGGCAGCCTTCTGGTCACGTCCTTCATCGGCAGAACCAGAACTGTGACTGCAGTCCA GAGATCTCTTTCAAGATCCAGTTCCTCCGGCTGCTGCAGAGCTTCAGTGACCACCATGA gaataaataccTTCTTCTAAGTGGACAGGAACTGAATGAACTGAGTGACATCTACCTGAATGCAAACATCTTTGAAATGGAGGCACTGAATAACACAGACAG AAACCTTGTCTGTGATGGTAAAAAGGGTCTTCTTACACGGTTAATCTCAGTCATGAAGAAAGAGCCAATTGATTCTTCGTTTAG gttctGGCAGGCAAGAGCCGTGGAGAGTTTTCTGAGAGGAACGCCATCGTACGCTGATCAAGTGTTTCTTCTCAGACGAGGCTTGTTAGAG CATATTCTATATTGCATCATCGACAGTGGCTGCAAGTCACATGACGTCCTTCAGAGCTACTTTGACCTTCTTGGTGAGCTTATGAAGTTCAACATTGATGCCTTCAAAAGATTTAACAAATATGTCAATACAGAGGAGAAG TTTCAGATGTTCCTGACTCAGATCAACAGCTCTCTGGTAGACTCTAACATGCTGGTGCGATGTATAGTCCTGTCTCTGGACCGCTTTGAGGGCCAGACGAAAGATGTGAAAG TGGTTGAAGTGTTTTCAGAGTGCCGCCTCTTGTCCTACATGGCTCAAGTGGAAAACAGGTTGTCCTTCCTTTTCAGACTGTCCAGCATCATCAATGTCCAAACTCTCACTCAG GAGAACGTGAGCTGTCTGAACACCAGTCTGGTGATTCTGATGCTGGCGCGGAGGCGGGGTAAGTTGCCTTTCTATCTGAGTGCTCTGCGAGAAAAGGAATATTCCGAGAAATATCCCGGCTGCCTGCTCAACAACTTCCACAACCTGCTGCGCTTCTGGCAGCACCACTACCTCAACAAGGACAAGGACAGCACCTGCCTGGAGAAC AGCTCTTGTATTCCGTTCACCTACTGGAAGGAGACGGTCTCAGTGCTGCTGGGCTCTGGGAGAAGCTCACGCTGTGCTATTGCCTCCTACATCGATGAAGCCTACAGGGACCTGGACAGAGACTTTCTGGAGCTGTGA
- the emp3b gene encoding epithelial membrane protein 3b — protein sequence MASLLVFVTLLHLIILAVLFIATMEKSWWVWDGTEHSDLWYNCRFDNETEAWFCASSEETEWLQAVQVLMILSVVFSAISFLIFLGQLFTMSKGGLFYLTGVCQAFAGLNAFTAVLIYTLHSEEILADSRELSSGRFGYCFYLAWVCVPLLLCSGVMYIHLRKRE from the exons ATGGCGTCCCTTCTGGTGTTTGTCACCCTGCTTCATCTCATCATACTGGCCGTTCTCTTCATCGCCACCATGGAGAAG TCCTGGTGGGTTTGGGACGGCACGGAACACTCGGACCTCTGGTACAACTGCAGATTTGACAACGAAACGGAGGCGTGGTTCTGCGCGTCGTCCGAAGAGACGG AGTGGCTTCAGGCCGTGCAGGTCCTGATGATCCTGTCGGTGGTTTTCTCCGCCATTTCGTTCCTGATATTCCTGGGTCAACTCTTCACCATGTCTAAAGGAGGACTCTTTTACCTCACCGGCGTCTGCCAGGCGTTTGCCG GCCTCAACGCCTTCACGGCCGTGCTCATTTACACGCTGCACAGCGAAGAAATCCTGGCGGACTCGCGCGAGCTGAGCTCGGGACGCTTCGGGTACTGCTTCTACTTGGCGTGGGTTTGTGTGCCTCTGCTCCTGTGCAGCGGAGTCATGTACATCCATCTGAGGAAAAGGGAATAA
- the nsfl1c gene encoding NSFL1 cofactor p47, which translates to MAEREEAVRGFVAVTDVDEERARFFLESAGWDLQLALANFFEDGGDDDIATLPQPESGSVSRSTGPSEHRVTSFRDLMHEDEDDSGDEEGQRFFAGGSERSGQQIVGPPKKKSSNELVEDLFKGAKEHGAVPVDRPGKGPGESSKSSRPFVGGGYRLGAAPEEESAYVAGDRRQSSSAQDVHVVLKLWKTGFSLDEGELRNYSDPGNALFLESIRRGEIPLELRQRFRGGQVNLDMEDHRDEDFSKPKPVFKAFTGEGQKLGSATPELVSLQRSPQDQAASEAEASASISVDSSQPVTSIQIRLADGGRLVQKFNHTHRVSDVRQFVASARPALAATEFVLMTTFPNKELTDEGQTLKEANLLNAVIVQRLK; encoded by the exons ATGGCGGAGCGGGAAGAAGCGGTGAGGGGATTCGTCGCTGTTACTGATGTTGATGAAGAGAGGGCCCGTTTCTTCCTCGAGTCAGCCGGCTGGGACCTACAG CTTGCTTTAGCTAATTTCTTTGAAGATGGAGGAGATGACGATATCGCCACCCTCCCTCAGCCAGAGTCTGGCTCGGTCAGTCGATCCACGGGGCCAAG TGAACACAGAGTGACGTCCTTCAGAGATCTTATGCATGAGGATGAAGATGACAGTGGCGACGAGGAAGGCCAAAG GTTCTTTGCCGGGGGTTCAGAACGCAGTGGGCAGCAGATTGTTGGTCCTCCCAAAAAGAAGAGCTCAAATGAGCTGGTCGAGGACTTGTTTAAAGGTGCTAAGGAGCACGGGGCGGTTCCTGTTGACAGACCAGGCAAGGGACCTGGAGAATCCAGCAAATCCAGCAGG CCGTTTGTGGGTGGTGGCTATCGATTGGGTGCAGCGCCAGAGGAAGAGTCTGCTTATGTGGCAGGAGACAGGAGACAGTCCAGCAGTGCACAAGAT GTGCATGTGGTGCTGAAGCTCTGGAAGACTGGCTTTAGTCTTGACGAGGGGGAGCTGAGGAACTACAGTGATCCTGGGAACGCTCTCTTCCTGGAGTCGATCCGCAGAGG GGAGATCCCTCTCGAGCTGAGACAGCGTTTCCGGGGGGGACAGGTAAACCTAGACATGGAGGACCATCGGGATGAAGATTTTTCCAAACCTAAACCTGTTTTCAAGGCCTTTACTGGAGAAGGACAGAAACTTGGCAG TGCCACTCCAGAGCTGGTGTCGCTCCAGAGAAGCCCTCAGGACCAGGCCGCCAGCGAAGCTGAGGCTAGTGCTTCCATCAGCGTGGACAGCTCTCAACCTGTCACTAGCATCCAGATCAGACTGGCTGACGGAGGCCGCCTGGTGCAGAAGTTCAACCACACCCACAG GGTGTCTGATGTGCGTCAGTTTGTGGCGAGCGCTCGCCCAGCTTTAGCTGCCACCGAGTTTGTTCTCATGACAACTTTCCCCAACAAGGAGCTGACGGACGAGGGCCAGACGCTGAAGGAAGCCAACCTGCTGAACGCCGTCATCGTGCAGCGGCTAAAGTGA